One Nerophis lumbriciformis linkage group LG19, RoL_Nlum_v2.1, whole genome shotgun sequence DNA segment encodes these proteins:
- the apoda.1 gene encoding apolipoprotein Da, duplicate 1, which yields MTLRRHFGSDLTLCSILPFIQADREVPKANLTMAISLMLVAFVVSLVGAQVPHWGSCPEPDVQASFDVKLFMGRWFEIGRLPTQFEKGCCMETNFTLRTNNSFRVVSSQMLKGARRTIEGIGVIEDQKHPAKLGISFSYVLPYSPYWILSTDYVNTALVYSCTDVLRVFHLDFAWILARTRTLPESAVEMAKETFASKNIDVSRMIATKQTGCDE from the exons ATGACGCTGAGACGACACTTTGGCTCTGACCTCACGCTCTGCAGCATCTTACCGTTCATACAAGCTGACCGCGAG GTACCGAAGGCCAATCTGACCATGGCTATTTCTTTAATGCTGGTGGCGTTCGTCGTCTCTCTGGTCGGAGCTCAGGTGCCCCACTGGGGATCGTGTCCAGAACCGGACGTTCAGGCCTCGTTCGACGTCAAACTG TTCATGGGCAGGTGGTTTGAAATCGGAAGACTGCCGACTCAGTTTGAAAAGGGTTGCTGCATGGAGACAAACTTTACTTTAAGGACCAACAACTCGTTCCGAGTGGTCAGCTCGCAAATGCT AAAAGGAGCGCGGAGGACGATTGAAGGCATTGGCGTCATAGAGGATCAGAAGCATCCTGCCAAGCTTGGAATAAGCTTCTCCTATG TGCTGCCCTATTCCCCCTACTGGATCCTGTCCACGGACTACGTCAACACGGCCCTTGTCTACTCCTGCACGGACGTCCTGAGGGTCTTCCACCTCGACTTCGCCTGGATCCTGGCGCGGACGCGTACCCTGCCGGAGTCCGCCGTCGAAATGGCCAAGGAGACGTTTGCCAGCAAAAACATCGACGTGAGCCGCATGATTGCCACCAAACAAACAGGCTGTGACGAGTGA